A single Carnobacterium inhibens subsp. inhibens DSM 13024 DNA region contains:
- the tyrS gene encoding tyrosine--tRNA ligase, with amino-acid sequence MNIIDELEWRDAINQQTDETGLKKLIDQKEVGLYCGVDPTGDSMHIGHLIPFMILKRFQLAGHRPVIVIGGATGSIGDPSGKSEERVLQTSEQVQNNVDKLTHQMEKLFDAGKNEKSIRMVNNLDWTKEISLLDFLRNIGKSFNVNTMLSKDIVASRLETGISFTEFTYQILQSIDFLHLYQHEDVQLQIGGADQWGNITAGLEYIRKQEGSDAEAYGLTIPLMLKADGTKFGKTAGGAIWLDAEKTTPYEFYQFWLNQDDRDVVKYLKYFTFLTKEEIEALAEKIAIEPHKREAQKTLASEMTLFVHGEQALKDAEKITAALFSGDVKSLTANQIEEGFKNMPTFEASKEERNIVEWLVDVVGIEPSRRQAREDIKNGALSMNGEKITDVETIVTPENSFDERFILIRKGKKKYFLIKLV; translated from the coding sequence ATGAATATTATTGATGAATTAGAATGGCGCGATGCCATTAATCAACAAACAGATGAAACAGGTTTAAAAAAATTGATTGACCAAAAAGAAGTAGGTCTATACTGTGGAGTTGATCCAACTGGAGATAGCATGCATATTGGCCATTTGATTCCTTTTATGATTTTAAAAAGATTTCAGTTAGCTGGCCACCGTCCCGTCATCGTTATTGGTGGAGCAACTGGTTCAATTGGTGACCCAAGTGGGAAATCTGAAGAACGTGTTTTACAGACTAGCGAACAAGTTCAAAATAATGTCGATAAATTAACACATCAAATGGAAAAACTATTTGATGCTGGTAAAAATGAAAAATCTATTCGTATGGTTAACAATTTGGATTGGACAAAAGAAATATCTTTATTAGATTTCTTGCGTAATATCGGAAAAAGTTTTAACGTAAATACTATGTTGTCTAAAGACATCGTTGCCAGTCGTTTGGAAACGGGTATTTCATTTACTGAATTTACTTATCAAATTTTGCAATCTATCGATTTCTTACACTTGTACCAACATGAAGATGTTCAATTACAAATTGGTGGCGCAGATCAATGGGGCAATATTACAGCTGGTTTAGAATACATCCGTAAACAAGAAGGTTCTGACGCTGAAGCTTATGGGCTGACCATCCCGTTGATGTTAAAAGCGGATGGAACTAAATTTGGGAAAACTGCTGGTGGTGCTATCTGGTTAGATGCAGAGAAAACCACTCCTTATGAATTTTACCAATTCTGGTTAAATCAAGACGACCGTGATGTGGTCAAATACTTGAAGTATTTTACTTTCTTAACAAAAGAAGAAATTGAGGCTTTAGCTGAAAAGATAGCAATAGAGCCGCACAAACGCGAAGCACAAAAAACATTAGCCAGCGAAATGACTCTATTCGTTCATGGCGAACAAGCTTTGAAAGATGCTGAAAAGATTACTGCAGCTCTATTTTCCGGGGACGTAAAAAGTTTGACCGCTAATCAAATCGAAGAAGGTTTTAAAAATATGCCTACTTTTGAAGCTTCAAAAGAAGAGCGAAACATTGTTGAATGGTTAGTTGATGTAGTCGGCATCGAACCTTCTAGACGCCAAGCTCGTGAAGACATCAAAAATGGTGCTTTATCCATGAATGGTGAAAAAATTACCGATGTTGAAACTATTGTGACACCTGAAAACTCATTTGACGAACGCTTTATCCTTATTCGTAAAGGCAAGAAAAAATATTTCTTAATCAAGTTAGTTTAG
- a CDS encoding cation diffusion facilitator family transporter has protein sequence MNYFFEWIERRSKEKGKESRAAFGTVAGQIGLLSNFLLFGMKLLIGLFSGSVSIIADAMNNLSDSASSVLTLIGFRIAAKPADKEHPYGHQRSEYITGMIISLIILFVGGQFLRTSIERILQPESLQTSPLMFIILVSSIGIKVVQGYFYQETARHIGSKTLLASAKDSFNDVYTTVAVLVSAAVEHLTGWQIDGYTGLLIAFYIIFSGIQMLSEFINDLLGKRPSEEELTKMIAYLDNHQSIIGYHDLLIHSYGPEKTFATIHIEIDDSWSLTQAHVVINAIEKEFKAELGINLVCHLDPIDIHSEEQTNVYRLVKQLLKSYNLNLQFHDFRIEKKGTRPIIQFDVVVPEDIKLTNEQLLDKIEKDINKHIGLYEIDLIFDRNYLLKK, from the coding sequence GTGAATTATTTTTTTGAATGGATTGAACGAAGAAGTAAAGAAAAGGGAAAAGAATCACGAGCTGCTTTCGGTACAGTAGCTGGGCAGATAGGCTTATTATCTAATTTCCTATTATTTGGAATGAAATTGTTAATTGGCTTATTTTCAGGAAGTGTTTCTATTATAGCGGATGCGATGAACAACTTGTCGGATTCAGCTTCTTCGGTTTTAACATTGATTGGCTTTCGGATAGCTGCTAAGCCAGCAGATAAAGAACATCCCTATGGTCATCAGCGTTCAGAATACATCACAGGCATGATCATTTCTTTAATCATTCTGTTTGTCGGTGGTCAATTTTTAAGAACATCGATTGAACGTATTTTGCAGCCAGAAAGTTTACAAACCTCTCCCTTGATGTTTATTATTTTAGTGTCATCAATAGGTATCAAAGTTGTTCAAGGTTACTTTTACCAGGAAACCGCGCGACATATCGGATCAAAAACATTGTTAGCTAGCGCAAAAGACAGCTTTAATGATGTTTACACAACAGTTGCTGTATTAGTCTCGGCTGCAGTTGAACACCTAACAGGCTGGCAGATTGATGGTTATACAGGACTGCTAATTGCTTTTTATATTATCTTTAGTGGTATTCAAATGCTCAGCGAATTTATTAATGATTTACTTGGAAAACGTCCAAGCGAGGAAGAACTCACAAAAATGATTGCTTATCTAGATAATCACCAATCCATCATTGGCTACCACGACTTGTTGATCCATAGTTATGGTCCTGAGAAAACATTTGCAACTATCCATATTGAGATTGATGACAGTTGGAGTCTTACTCAAGCCCATGTAGTGATCAATGCCATTGAAAAAGAATTCAAAGCAGAACTGGGAATTAACTTAGTCTGCCATTTGGATCCCATTGATATCCATAGTGAAGAACAAACAAATGTATACAGACTCGTCAAACAATTATTGAAATCCTACAACTTAAATCTGCAATTCCATGATTTTCGTATTGAAAAAAAAGGGACTCGCCCGATTATTCAATTCGACGTGGTCGTCCCAGAAGACATTAAACTAACAAATGAACAGCTTCTAGACAAAATCGAAAAAGATATTAACAAACATATAGGGTTATATGAGATTGACCTTATTTTCGATAGGAACTATTTATTGAAAAAGTAG
- a CDS encoding DUF5626 family protein — MKKLIFLLSSLAFFSFFTATKVQAEESFPSPESSVFYDLNQGGLQQFEVENDLGETYTITIEEEPQFFIMASAVKSGTYKITKEKALQWKASYKIDVSNNKITRAHSASATAFTGSFKSLLLKVDSSTQATYYLKRTILLAETSINLRAKLAGSSISITY; from the coding sequence TTGAAAAAATTAATCTTTCTTTTAAGTAGTCTTGCTTTTTTTAGTTTTTTTACTGCAACAAAGGTACAAGCTGAAGAATCTTTTCCATCACCAGAGAGTAGTGTTTTCTATGATTTAAATCAAGGTGGACTACAGCAGTTTGAAGTTGAGAATGATCTAGGAGAGACCTATACCATTACCATTGAAGAAGAGCCTCAATTTTTTATTATGGCAAGTGCTGTTAAGAGTGGTACATATAAAATTACAAAAGAAAAAGCATTACAATGGAAAGCTAGTTACAAAATTGATGTAAGTAATAATAAAATTACACGAGCACACTCTGCTTCAGCAACAGCCTTCACTGGAAGCTTTAAAAGTTTATTATTGAAAGTAGATAGTTCTACACAAGCCACTTATTATTTAAAGCGAACAATATTACTTGCAGAGACCTCTATAAACTTAAGAGCTAAGTTGGCAGGAAGCAGTATTTCGATAACGTATTAG
- a CDS encoding helix-turn-helix domain-containing protein: MALGERLKESRINKGFSQGNVAEYLSISRQSISKWENGNSYPDLDNLVKLSVYYEVSIDELLKENQVLKKKIETNELKIQENYRKLDFIRGTSENDEGLMLLVLSILSFLIAPLGLIVSPLLIIRNKKTNTLYKVVYIACICCIAFNLFIGYGILSDIFGWGTVTVEYLGE, encoded by the coding sequence GTGGCATTAGGAGAACGTTTAAAAGAAAGCAGAATCAATAAAGGTTTTTCCCAAGGAAATGTGGCGGAATATTTAAGCATTTCCAGACAGTCAATTTCAAAATGGGAAAATGGCAATAGCTATCCTGATTTGGATAATCTAGTAAAACTGAGTGTTTACTATGAAGTATCCATAGACGAATTGCTGAAAGAAAACCAAGTGCTTAAAAAAAAAATCGAAACAAATGAACTTAAGATCCAAGAAAATTATCGAAAATTAGATTTTATTCGTGGAACAAGTGAAAACGATGAAGGTTTAATGTTATTGGTTCTTTCTATTCTCAGTTTCTTAATCGCACCTTTAGGTTTAATTGTCTCCCCTCTTCTCATCATTAGAAATAAAAAAACAAACACACTATATAAGGTAGTCTACATAGCGTGTATTTGTTGTATAGCATTTAATTTGTTCATTGGATACGGTATTTTAAGCGATATTTTCGGCTGGGGGACGGTTACTGTTGAGTACCTTGGCGAGTAA
- a CDS encoding DUF5316 family protein produces MKRSLLATVKIFYISVVLIFLIYLLAIFTSLSFNKTIHYSSVGLTVLAIILSGAFVSGDRQRCNYYSNPVNTTKSIFYSWKILIFALPFYLVLLVDYLS; encoded by the coding sequence ATGAAAAGAAGTTTACTTGCTACGGTAAAGATTTTCTATATAAGTGTCGTTTTAATATTTTTGATTTATTTACTAGCTATTTTTACAAGTCTTAGTTTTAACAAAACAATTCATTATTCTTCTGTTGGTTTGACTGTCCTTGCAATAATACTTTCTGGAGCTTTCGTTAGCGGTGATAGACAACGCTGTAATTATTATTCAAATCCGGTAAACACAACAAAATCTATTTTTTATAGTTGGAAAATATTAATTTTCGCCCTACCCTTTTATTTAGTTTTGCTCGTTGACTATCTTTCTTAA
- a CDS encoding helix-turn-helix domain-containing protein: MALGERLKESRVNKGFSQGDVAEYLNISRQSISKWENNNSYPDLDNLVKLSTYYEVSIDELLKENQNLKKKIEINELEIEESNKKIDSIWRNTEKDEGLILLILAFMGCLIAPFGLFVAPIVMKRNKKTNTLHKFVYFACACSLLVNAFVIYSITGDYLGWGTTTVEYLGE; encoded by the coding sequence ATGGCATTAGGCGAGCGCCTAAAAGAAAGTAGGGTCAATAAAGGGTTTTCCCAAGGAGATGTGGCGGAATATTTAAATATTTCAAGACAATCGATTTCAAAATGGGAAAATAATAATAGTTATCCTGACTTAGACAATTTAGTAAAGTTAAGTACATATTATGAAGTTTCAATTGATGAATTGCTGAAAGAAAATCAAAACCTTAAGAAAAAAATTGAAATAAATGAACTTGAAATTGAAGAATCTAACAAAAAGATAGATTCTATTTGGAGGAATACTGAAAAAGATGAAGGACTCATACTTCTAATCCTTGCTTTTATGGGTTGCTTAATTGCTCCATTCGGTTTATTTGTAGCGCCAATTGTAATGAAACGAAATAAAAAAACAAATACACTGCATAAATTTGTTTACTTTGCGTGTGCTTGTAGTTTATTAGTTAATGCATTTGTTATTTATAGTATTACTGGGGACTATTTAGGCTGGGGAACTACAACTGTTGAGTATCTTGGCGAATAA
- a CDS encoding GntP family permease — MVDSTIPWFAAIIGLLVAIILILKKFNPVYSLFFGAIIGSLIGGASLVTTIDILINGTQSIIGTAIRVLAAGMLAGVMMESGAAESIANAIVTKLGDQKAILSLALSTMIITAVGVFIPVAVLIVAPIALSVGKQTGISKIALLTALSGGGKAGNIISPNPNTIAAANGFDLNLSSVMLAGFIPAVFGLVTAVIIANAIKNKGEMVRDRDILKQETKELMPLRKALVAPGLSIFLLLINPIGTVLKIDAIANLKIDALYILPFASIVGTIAMGHANKISEYASSGIKRVTDTVLILIGAGAIAGLISASDLSVQVVKVIEMIGISGTFLAPISGILMGLAVGSTSTAVILATGSFGEAILNTGTSSLAASVMVHTGATVIDSVPQGNYFHITANSMHMTIKERMKVIPYEMCIGGVMAVVATVLYGFILN, encoded by the coding sequence ATGGTAGATAGTACGATTCCTTGGTTTGCAGCGATTATTGGGTTACTCGTTGCAATTATACTTATTTTGAAAAAATTTAATCCTGTATATTCTTTATTCTTTGGAGCAATTATTGGTTCATTGATTGGTGGAGCTTCATTGGTTACAACGATAGATATTTTAATTAATGGGACACAAAGCATTATTGGAACAGCTATTCGAGTTCTTGCAGCAGGTATGTTGGCAGGAGTAATGATGGAATCCGGTGCAGCGGAGTCGATTGCAAATGCGATCGTTACTAAACTAGGGGATCAAAAAGCTATTTTATCTTTGGCTCTTTCAACTATGATCATTACTGCAGTGGGTGTATTCATTCCAGTAGCTGTATTGATTGTTGCCCCTATTGCATTGTCTGTAGGGAAACAAACAGGTATCAGTAAGATTGCCTTATTAACGGCTTTATCGGGCGGGGGAAAAGCTGGAAATATTATTTCTCCAAACCCAAATACGATTGCTGCAGCAAATGGTTTCGATTTAAACTTAAGCAGTGTCATGTTAGCTGGTTTTATCCCCGCTGTATTTGGACTTGTAACTGCTGTTATTATTGCAAATGCAATCAAAAATAAAGGTGAAATGGTAAGAGATAGAGATATTCTGAAGCAAGAAACAAAAGAATTAATGCCTTTGAGAAAAGCATTAGTCGCTCCAGGATTATCAATTTTCTTATTGTTGATCAATCCAATCGGAACAGTCCTAAAAATAGATGCTATTGCAAATTTAAAAATAGACGCATTGTATATATTACCTTTTGCTTCAATTGTAGGAACGATTGCAATGGGACATGCGAATAAAATCAGTGAATATGCTTCTTCAGGAATTAAACGCGTAACAGATACGGTTCTAATTCTGATAGGTGCTGGAGCGATTGCAGGACTGATATCTGCATCTGATCTGTCTGTTCAAGTAGTAAAAGTAATTGAAATGATAGGAATTTCAGGTACATTCTTAGCACCAATCTCAGGTATTTTGATGGGATTAGCAGTAGGATCAACTTCTACGGCCGTCATTCTTGCTACTGGCTCATTCGGAGAGGCAATTTTAAATACCGGAACTTCTTCTTTAGCAGCATCTGTAATGGTTCATACAGGAGCAACCGTTATTGATAGTGTTCCTCAAGGAAATTATTTCCATATTACGGCAAATAGTATGCATATGACAATTAAAGAAAGAATGAAAGTTATTCCATATGAAATGTGTATAGGTGGGGTAATGGCTGTAGTCGCAACAGTGTTGTATGGATTTATCCTTAATTAA